One genomic window of Arachis hypogaea cultivar Tifrunner chromosome 8, arahy.Tifrunner.gnm2.J5K5, whole genome shotgun sequence includes the following:
- the LOC112706035 gene encoding chloroplast processing peptidase has protein sequence MSFLRPSALYYFLVASPSMRWMPCQSGGFFRWPGLDGFMRLLLLALLWTMFSELHYIPSSSMYPTLRVGDRILVEKASFYLRSPAVNDIVTFRDPTKLSRDKMDGVFIKRIVAKAGDTVEIRNGELYVNGVARDEDFIAGPPSYTLELTRVPKGHVYVLGDNRNISNDSHMWGPLPVKNIIGRYVMSWHRPRNI, from the exons ATGAGTTTCTTGAGGCCCAGTGCATTGTACTACTTCCTTGTGGCTTCTCCTTCAATGCGATGGATGCCATGTCAGAGTGGAGGCTTCTTCCGATGGCCTGGTCTTGATGGGTTCATGAGGCTCCTTCTGCTTGCGCTTCTCTGGACCATGTTCTCTGAACTTCACTACATACCCTCTTCTTCTATGTACCCTACCCTTCGTGTTGGTGATCGAATTCTCGTCGAAAAG GCTTCATTTTACCTCAGGAGTCCTGCTGTAAATGATATTGTAACGTTCCGGGATCCAACAAAG CTATCTAGAGACAAAATGGATGGTGTTTTCATTAAGAGAATTGTTGCAAAAGCCGGAGACACAGTTGAG ATTCGTAATGGGGAACTCTATGTCAATGGTGTTGCACGGGATGAAGATTTCATAGCAGGTCCACCATCATACACACTGGAGTTAACT CGTGTGCCTAAAGGCCATGTTTATGTTTTGGGGGATAATCGGAACATCAGCAATGATTCCCATATGTG GGGACCACTTCCTGTGAAAAATATTATCGGAAGATATGTCATGTCTTGGCACAGACCAAGAAACATTTGA
- the LOC114924342 gene encoding uncharacterized protein, with amino-acid sequence MLVNATYVKTEAEFYYWFDITRTENPTMCDWANRMEYEKWTQHEDSGRWFGHMTTNISEFVNSVLKGTRNLPVTSLVKSTYGRLAELFVLWGQIAEAQVGSSHEFCQALVKAIDRNIRDSRCFTVTLYDSHQSEYTVAETTPTGNFSLGSYRVFLKDNTCNCGYFQALHYPCCHAIACCAHSRLNLALYVHEVYRMSEVFNVYKHGFVPPIPEGLWPPYARPTVIPYPNMRRAREGHPKATRICSNMDKSVENQPKRCDLCRQPGHTWRNCVQRRHTAGGDG; translated from the coding sequence atgctggtGAATGCGACCTATGTAAAAACTGAAGCAGAGTTCTATTATTGGTTTGACATCACGCGGACTGAAAATCCCACCATGTGTGACTGGGCCAATCGGATGGAGTATGAGAAGTGGACCCAACACGAAGATAGCGGTAGATGGTTCGGGCACATGACAACCAACATTAGTGAATTTGTGAATTCCGTGTTAAAGGGAACTCGCAACCTCCCGGTCACTTCGTTGGTTAAGTCTACTTATGGGAGGCTCGCTGAGCTATTCGTGCTCTGGGGACAAATAGCAGAGGCGCAAGTTGGATCTAGCCATGAATTTTGTCAGGCGTTGGTGAAGGCTATTGATCGGAACATAAGAGACTCAAGGTGCTTCACCGTCACATTATACGATAGCCACCAGTCGGAGTACACGGTGGCTGAGACGACACCGACTGGAAACTTCTCGCTAGGTAGCTATCGAGTCTTCCTTAAGGATAACACATGCAATTGTGGCTACTTTCAGGCGCTCCATTATCCATGTTGTCACGCCATTGCATGTTGCGCCCACTCGCGCCTGAATTTGGCATTATATGTTCACGAGGTGTATCGTATGAGTGAGGTGTTCAACGTTTACAAGCACGGGTTTGTTCCGCCCATCCCAGAAGGTCTATGGCCCCCATATGCCAGACCAACTGTCATTCCTTATCCTAACATGAGGCGTGCAAGGGAAGGTCATCCGAAGGCAACCAGGATCTGCAGTAACATGGATAAGTCTGTTGAGAACCAGCCCAAGCGTTGTGACCTCTGCCGGCAGCCTGGTCATACGTGGAGGAACTGTGTCCAGCGAAGACATACTGCTGGCGGGGATGGTTAG
- the LOC140174655 gene encoding serine/threonine-protein phosphatase 7 long form homolog → MEDEARIYRLNGVAHVDEPLSAFIERWHPETHTFHKPFGECTITLQDVAYQLGLPIDEEPVSGCLTDFENLMKNERLAWVWFRKLFGELPPQNKVKQMTVCYTWFHERFQVLPADAINETVSIYARAYIMMLLSSQLFANKNANRVHLRWLPNLASLDNLGRYSWVSAALAWLYRCLCRGTNRNVVNLVGPLQLLQSWIVWRFPSLRPSGFKIFGFPLASRWAEYLLINDAVDQRVVAARLCLDRLRVHDVSHLVIVLTSSSSCIELNFYITLHSPIQFVWEPYSSPEVAAVVHPKILVDEHRRLWTAVTSLIYFATIEWHQVDKDGTGGDRWFPRYYREWHQHWEDRLDTVILVDQVTDPGPSAEYLDWWCRVAHRFLSPEVAFQDPRPIVLTEEARHRGSSQAPPKVQVVDRPDNRRVDRRQRIGTRTTDREWRWLADRLDEDVAGADHGGVVDYRVP, encoded by the exons ATGGAAGACGAAGCTCGCATATACCGGTTAAATGGCGTTGCGCAT GTTGATGAGCCTCTAAGCGCATTCATTGAGAGGTGGCATCCTGAGACCCACACCTTTCATAAGCCCTTTGGGGAGTGTACTATCACCTTACAAGACGTGGCCTATCAGCTGGGTTTGCCGATCGATGAGGAGCCCGTGAGTGGGTGTCTGACTGACTTTGAGAATCTGATGAAAAATGAAAGACTGGCATGGGTGTGGTTCCGCAAGTTGTTTGGGGAGTTACCTCCGCAGAATAAAGTCAAGCAGATGACAGTGTGCTACACATGGTTCCATGAGCGGTTTCAGGTTCTCCCAGCAGATGCTATTAACGAGACCGTGAGTATATATGCGCGTGCCTATATTATGATGTTGTTGTCGTCTCAGCTGTTTGCGAACAAGAACGCAAACCGGGTCCACCTTCGCTGGTTGCCTAATTTGGCATCGTTGGATAACTTGGGTAGATATAGCTGGGTCTCCGCGGCACTGGCCTGGTTGTATAGATGTCTTTGTCGTGGGACAAACAGAAACGTTGTTAACTTGGTGGGGCCACTTCAGCTTCTACAGTCTTGGATTGTCTGGAGGTTTCCGAGTTTGAGGCCTAGTGGTTTCAAAATCTTCGGGTTTCCGCTTGCATCCAG GTGGGCTGAGTATCTACTGATAAACGATGCAGTGGATCAAAGAGTGGTGGCTGCACGCCTTTGTCTAGATAGATTGCGTGTCCATGATGTGAGTCATTTAGTTATCGTTCTTACAAGTAGTTCTTCCTGTATAGAGTTAAACTTTTACATAACGTTACATTCTCCGATACAATTCGTGTGGGAGCCTTATTCCTCTCCCGAGGTGGCGGCTGTTGTTCATCCAAAGATACTAGTTGACGAGCACCGTAGACTATGGACGGCGGTTACTAGCCTGATTTATTTTGCCACGATTGAGTGGCACCAGGTGGATAAG GATGGGACGGGTGGAGACCGATGGTTCCCCAGATATTATCGGGAGTGGCATCAGCATTGGGAGGACCGGCTTGATACAGTCATACTGGTCGACCAAGTCACTGACCCCGGTCCATCAGCTGAGTACTTGGACTGGTGGTGCCGTGTGGCCCACAGATTCTTATCCCCTGAGGTTGCATTTCAGGATCCCAGGCCGATTGTGTTGACGGAGGAGGCTCGTCACAGAGGGTCGTCACAAGCACCTCCCAAGGTGCAGGTTGTCGACAGACCGGATAACCGGCGAGTGGATCGGCGTCAGCGTATAGGTACACGTACCACCGATCGTGAGTGGCGATGGCTTGCCGACCGTTTGGATGAGGACGTAGCTGGTGCTGATCATGGAGGTGTTGTGGATTATCGTGTTCCTTGA
- the LOC112706033 gene encoding uncharacterized protein encodes MKLRQYLPFVWLLLSWRWSLLPLSYASDEEQGSTSIIFTTLGRPDYAFDIYSVPVNNIPLTPNSELRLTDGHSVNFNGQFAPPTLLLPTDPPPPLQLVYVTERNDGLSTIFYDALYLQQQPQTSSRRSTLESQTITKRIQLPLLPNHSQNDNKVSMKDKPTLTGEYLIYVSTHENPGVPRVSWAAVYSTHLKSGNTRRLTPYGVADFSPAVSPSGEFTAVASYGESGWNGEVEDLTTDIYVFLTRDGTQRVKVVEHGGWPSWVNDRTIYFHRRGDDQWWSVYRAILPAGKGSISVDSVRVERVTPPGLHAFTPATSPANHEFIAVATRRPGSTYRQIELFNLVKNEFTELTRFVSPNSHHLNPFLSPDSTRVGYHKCRGEPNSNESPQLLLENVKSPVPGLSIFRFTGSFSVFSPSGDRIAYVDMPGIYVVNSDGSNLRKVSDAMTFSTAWDPVRPGIIYTALGEGFSSESTRIDIISINVDQKSNNIKRLTLGGGNNAFPSVSPDGKWIVFRSARTGYKNLYVMDAAEGESNGLRRLTEGPWTDTMCNWSPDGEWIAFASDRHAPGNGSFELYLIHPNGTGLRKLIQSGSGGRTNHPYFSPDGKKIVFTSDFAGISAEPISNPHQYQPYGEIFTIGLDGSGLTRLTHNSYEDGTPAWAPKFLKPVSIEKPKGGPYCAFEDLHWLSNMPNGNGSVVSNAQCGL; translated from the coding sequence aTGAAACTTCGGCAGTACTTACCTTTTGTATGGCTTCTACTGTCATGGAGATGGTCACTATTACCGTTATCTTATGCAtctgatgaagaacaaggttccACAAGCATAATCTTCACCACACTTGGTCGACCCGATTACGCCTTCGACATCTACTCCGTCCCAGTTAATAATATTCCACTCACTCCCAATTCTGAACTTCGACTCACCGATGGCCACTCCGTCAATTTTAACGGCCAATTCGCTCCCCCCACCCTCCTTCTCCCTACAGACCCACCACCGCCCCTTCAACTCGTCTACGTCACTGAACGGAATGACGGCCTTTCCACCATCTTCTATGACGCACTCTACCTCCAACAACAACCCCAAACCTCATCAAGAAGATCCACTCTCGAATCCCAAACCATCACCAAAAGAATCCAACTCCCTCTGCTACCCAATCACTCGCAAAACGATAACAAAGTCTCCATGAAGGATAAACCAACCCTCACGGGAGAATATCTTATCTACGTCTCCACACACGAGAACCCCGGCGTGCCACGTGTCAGCTGGGCAGCCGTGTACTCTACCCACCTCAAATCTGGTAACACTCGAAGGCTAACCCCTTACGGCGTCGCTGACTTTAGCCCCGCCGTGTCTCCTTCCGGGGAGTTCACGGCCGTCGCCTCCTACGGCGAATCTGGATGGAACGGCGAGGTGGAGGATCTTACTACTGACATCTATGTGTTCTTGACTCGGGATGGGACTCAACGAGTCAAGGTTGTTGAACACGGTGGCTGGCCAAGCTGGGTGAACGATCGCACCATCTATTTCCACCGGAGGGGCGACGACCAGTGGTGGAGTGTTTACCGTGCTATCCTCCCCGCCGGGAAGGGATCCATATCCGTTGACTCGGTCCGAGTCGAGCGAGTCACCCCGCCGGGTCTCCACGCGTTCACACCCGCAACCTCGCCGGCAAACCACGAATTCATCGCCGTCGCGACAAGGAGGCCGGGTTCCACCTATCGCCAAATCGAATTATTCAACCTGGTCAAGAACGAATTCACCGAGTTGACTCGTTTCGTCTCACCCAATTCTCACCACCTTAACCCGTTCCTCTCGCCCGATTCAACCCGGGTCGGATACCACAAGTGCAGGGGCGAGCCAAACTCAAACGAATCCCCTCAGCTATTACTCGAGAACGTTAAAAGCCCGGTTCCCGGTCTATCCATCTTCCGGTTCACTGGTTCGTTCTCGGTTTTTTCTCCCTCGGGTGACCGAATCGCTTACGTCGACATGCCAGGGATCTACGTAGTGAACAGTGATGGTTCGAACCTTCGAAAGGTTTCTGACGCGATGACATTTTCAACCGCATGGGACCCGGTTCGACCGGGTATAATCTACACTGCACTCGGAGAAGGATTCTCCTCAGAGAGCACGCGTATTGATATCATTTCCATCAACGTTGACCAAAAGAGTAACAACATCAAGCGGTTGACACTCGGCGGAGGCAACAACGCATTTCCCTCGGTTTCGCCTGATGGGAAATGGATCGTGTTCCGGTCAGCTCGGACGGGTTACAAGAACCTCTATGTGATGGACGCGGCCGAAGGCGAAAGCAACGGGCTGAGACGGTTGACGGAGGGGCCCTGGACAGACACAATGTGTAACTGGTCACCGGATGGAGAATGGATCGCTTTTGCTTCGGACCGGCACGCACCCGGTAATGGAAGTTTTGAGTTGTACTTGATCCACCCCAACGGAACCGGGTTAAGGAAACTTATTCAAAGCGGGTCGGGTGGGAGAACAAACCACCCGTACTTTAGCCCCGATGGAAAGAAGATTGTGTTTACTTCGGATTTTGCTGGCATTTCTGCTGAGCCAATATCTAACCCTCATCAGTACCAGCCGTATGGTGAGATATTCACCATTGGGTTGGACGGGTCGGGTTTGACAAGATTGACCCATAATTCGTATGAGGATGGTACACCTGCTTGGGCCCCCAAGTTTCTGAAGCCCGTTAGTATTGAGAAGCCCAAGGGTGGCCCGTACTGTGCCTTTGAGGATTTGCATTGGCTTAGCAATATGCCTAATGGTAATGGAAGTGTTGTGTCAAATGCTCAGTGTGGTTTATAA